From a single Alkalihalophilus pseudofirmus genomic region:
- a CDS encoding YneF family protein codes for MPWIHILGYTIAVLAGVAIGFFIARKTMMSYLKKNPPINEQMLRVMMMQMGQNPSQKKINQMMKAMQKQQTK; via the coding sequence ATGCCATGGATTCATATTTTAGGCTACACGATCGCAGTACTTGCGGGTGTTGCTATCGGTTTCTTTATCGCACGTAAGACGATGATGTCTTATTTAAAGAAGAACCCGCCAATTAATGAGCAAATGCTTCGAGTGATGATGATGCAAATGGGTCAAAATCCATCACAAAAGAAGATAAATCAGATGATGAAAGCAATGCAAAAGCAACAAACGAAATAA
- the sirA gene encoding sporulation inhibitor of replication protein SirA, producing MRHYQLFLLEEDVAQHYFGQESKLFHLFLERTMASPEQKQIIDLQIEYISKPMPGLLLQQQMMAAFSNLSSYKVNKHIHVLDLAQPESCAELLIYKKHLSLTSTGEIEAETMFFEVLRKIDPCFFAINFENHRFGWLNPIKQVKFV from the coding sequence ATGAGACATTATCAATTGTTTTTACTAGAAGAGGACGTTGCGCAGCACTATTTTGGACAAGAGTCAAAACTATTTCATTTATTTTTAGAAAGAACGATGGCTTCACCTGAACAAAAGCAAATTATTGATTTGCAGATAGAGTATATTTCAAAGCCGATGCCTGGTTTGTTGCTGCAGCAACAAATGATGGCTGCTTTTTCAAATTTATCCTCCTATAAAGTAAATAAACATATCCATGTGCTTGACCTTGCCCAACCTGAAAGCTGCGCTGAATTACTAATTTATAAGAAACACCTATCATTAACATCGACTGGTGAAATTGAAGCAGAAACGATGTTTTTTGAAGTGCTGAGAAAAATAGACCCTTGTTTTTTTGCCATCAATTTTGAAAATCATCGTTTTGGATGGCTTAATCCTATTAAGCAAGTTAAGTTTGTCTAA